The Mycobacterium paragordonae genome includes a region encoding these proteins:
- the recO gene encoding DNA repair protein RecO: protein MRLYRDRAVVLRQHKLGEADRIVTLLTRDHGLVRAVAKGVRRTRSKFGARLEPFAHIDAQLHPGRNLDIVTQVVSIDAFATDIVNDYGRYTCGCAMLETAERLAGEERAPAPALHRLTVSALRAVADGRRPRELLLDAYLLRAMGTAGWAPALTECARCATPGPHRAFHIAAGGSVCAHCRPAGATTPPLGVLDLMCALHDGDWEAAEQSPPSHRSYVSGLVAAHLQWHLERQLKTLPLVERVYQVDRTVAERRAGLIEQHAGPIGQDTECG from the coding sequence ATGCGGCTGTATCGAGACCGGGCTGTTGTGCTGCGTCAGCACAAGCTCGGTGAAGCCGACCGGATCGTCACCCTGCTGACCCGTGATCATGGGCTGGTCCGTGCGGTGGCCAAGGGGGTGCGGCGCACCCGCAGCAAATTCGGCGCGCGGCTGGAGCCGTTCGCGCACATCGACGCGCAACTGCACCCCGGCCGCAACCTCGACATCGTCACCCAGGTCGTCTCGATCGATGCGTTCGCCACCGACATCGTCAATGACTACGGCCGCTACACCTGTGGTTGCGCGATGCTGGAAACCGCCGAACGTCTGGCCGGCGAGGAGCGGGCACCCGCTCCGGCGCTGCACCGGCTCACGGTGAGTGCGCTGCGGGCGGTCGCGGACGGTCGCCGCCCCCGCGAGCTGCTGCTGGACGCGTACCTCCTGCGCGCCATGGGCACCGCCGGATGGGCGCCGGCCCTGACCGAGTGCGCCCGCTGCGCCACCCCGGGTCCGCATCGTGCGTTCCACATCGCCGCCGGAGGCAGTGTCTGCGCACACTGCCGTCCGGCCGGAGCCACCACGCCGCCGTTGGGCGTGCTGGATCTGATGTGCGCGCTGCACGACGGCGATTGGGAGGCCGCCGAGCAGTCACCGCCGTCGCACCGCAGCTACGTCAGCGGACTGGTGGCCGCGCACCTGCAATGGCATCTGGAGCGGCAACTCAAGACGTTGCCGTTGGTGGAGCGGGTCTACCAGGTGGATCGCACGGTTGCCGAACGGCGCGCTGGGTTGATCGAACAGCATGCCGGACCGATCGGGCAGGATACCGAGTGTGGCTAA
- a CDS encoding decaprenyl diphosphate synthase, with amino-acid sequence MAKKAERLKSTDFPQLPPAPEDYPTFPDTSTWPVVFPELPPAPGGGPRRPPQHTSKAVAPRIPAAQLPNHVAIVMDGNGRWATQRGLRRTEGHKMGEAVVIDIACGAVEIGIKWLSLYAFSTENWKRSPEEVKFLMGFNRDVVRRRRDILNEMGVKIRWVGSAPRLWRSVINELAVAEEVTKNNDVITINYCVNYGGRTEIAEAARRIAAEAAAGRLNPERVNESTISRYMQRPDIPDVDLFLRTSGEHRSSNFMLWQAAYAEYVFQDKLWPDYDRRDLWAACEEYASRNRRFGSA; translated from the coding sequence GTGGCTAAGAAGGCCGAAAGACTGAAGTCCACGGACTTCCCGCAGCTTCCCCCGGCACCTGAGGACTACCCGACCTTCCCTGACACGTCGACGTGGCCCGTCGTTTTCCCGGAGCTGCCGCCGGCTCCGGGCGGGGGACCGCGCCGGCCTCCCCAGCACACGTCGAAAGCGGTAGCCCCCCGCATCCCGGCCGCTCAGCTGCCCAATCACGTCGCCATCGTGATGGACGGCAACGGCCGCTGGGCCACCCAGCGCGGCCTGCGCCGCACCGAGGGACACAAGATGGGCGAAGCGGTCGTGATCGACATCGCTTGTGGCGCAGTCGAAATCGGGATCAAGTGGCTGAGCCTTTATGCCTTCTCCACGGAGAACTGGAAGCGGTCGCCCGAAGAGGTCAAGTTCTTGATGGGCTTCAACCGCGACGTGGTGCGGCGACGCCGCGACATTCTGAACGAGATGGGCGTCAAGATCCGCTGGGTGGGCTCTGCGCCGCGGCTGTGGCGCAGCGTCATCAACGAACTGGCCGTCGCGGAGGAAGTGACGAAGAACAACGACGTCATCACCATCAATTACTGCGTCAATTACGGCGGCCGCACGGAGATCGCGGAGGCCGCCCGCAGAATCGCCGCCGAGGCCGCAGCCGGCCGGCTCAACCCGGAGCGCGTCAACGAGTCGACGATCTCGCGTTACATGCAGCGACCGGACATCCCCGACGTGGACCTGTTCCTGCGGACGTCGGGCGAGCACCGGTCCAGCAACTTCATGCTGTGGCAGGCCGCCTACGCCGAATACGTGTTTCAGGACAAGCTGTGGCCCGATTACGACCGCCGCGACTTGTGGGCGGCCTGCGAGGAGTACGCGTCGCGTAATAGACGGTTCGGGAGCGCCTGA